A window of the Parabacteroides merdae ATCC 43184 genome harbors these coding sequences:
- a CDS encoding glutaminase domain-containing protein, protein MKKAFLILLICCQGILLNVSCGSGSLFEPDKRNALRAPSYPLISVDPYTSVWSFADELNADVTRHWTGKEQALLGVVDVDGVSYRFMGKETPEEGASVRFATAARQLSVNVLPTQTYYTFECGPVLLDVVFTAPLLLDDLDRMSMPVNYISWQVRSADQKKHEVRVSVEAFSSLAVNTEDQAVMVEREVENGISYLKTGTAEQAVLLRKGDDVRIDWGYFYLAAQVEKETVMEVGDRKQLVYSHILEAVSSSPKAGFLMVGYDDLYAIQYFKDNRMAYWKHNGKKNIRQAFEESAKEYRSVMERCRHFDTRLMEDAEKAGGKEYAELCAIAYRQAVAAHKLIEDKDGNLLFLSKENFSNGSIGTVDVTYPSAPLFLLYNPELLKGMLNPIFHYSESGRWNKPFAAHDVGTYPHANGQTYPFDMPVEECGNMLILTTAIALREGNADYAREHWKTLGVWANYLLKEGLDPENQLCTDDFAGHLAHNANLSIKAIIGIAGYGKLAEMLGDKEQAVRYVSAAREMAEKWERMADDGDHYRLTFDRENTWSQKYNLVWDRVLGLHIFPDRIARKEVAFYLSRQQPFGLPLDSRKTYTKIDWILWTACLADTQEDFSRLLSPAYKYVNETEPRVPLTDWYEATDGRSINMRARSVVGGFFMKMLEKQMYKPSFRPEPAEEPVVEAKSTYRNPVIDYSLPDPTIIKADDGYFYLYATEDIRNTPIHRSRNLVDWEEIGTAFTEETRPTFEPKGGLWAPDINYINGQYVLYYSMSVWGGEWTCGIGVATSDKPEGPFIDKGPLFRSKTIQVQNSIDQFFMEDNGKKYLFWGSFRGIYGIELSGDGLSVRDGAKKKQVAGTAYEGTYIHKRGDYYYLFASIGSCCEGLKSTYTTVVGRSDSLFGPYTDKQGRPMMENHHEVLIHGNDAFVGTGHNSEIVTDDRGNDWVLYHAVSREHPTGRVLMLDRIRWRDGWPEVEGASPSLEAEAPEFIN, encoded by the coding sequence ATGAAGAAGGCCTTTCTGATACTATTGATTTGTTGCCAAGGGATACTGCTGAACGTGTCCTGCGGTTCAGGGAGTTTGTTTGAGCCGGATAAAAGGAACGCATTGCGCGCTCCTTCTTATCCGCTTATTTCCGTAGATCCATATACCAGCGTTTGGTCGTTTGCAGATGAATTGAATGCTGATGTGACCCGCCATTGGACCGGCAAGGAACAGGCCTTGTTGGGGGTAGTGGATGTGGATGGTGTTTCTTATCGTTTCATGGGAAAGGAAACACCGGAAGAGGGAGCATCGGTTCGTTTTGCGACTGCTGCCCGACAGTTGTCTGTGAATGTCCTTCCCACGCAAACTTATTATACATTTGAATGTGGTCCGGTTTTGCTCGATGTCGTTTTTACGGCTCCGTTATTGCTGGATGATTTGGATCGGATGTCCATGCCGGTCAATTATATTTCTTGGCAGGTTCGTTCGGCAGATCAAAAGAAGCATGAGGTACGGGTGAGTGTCGAAGCTTTTTCATCTTTGGCCGTCAACACGGAGGATCAGGCGGTCATGGTTGAGAGGGAGGTGGAAAACGGTATTTCTTATTTGAAGACAGGAACGGCTGAGCAGGCTGTTTTGTTACGCAAAGGGGATGATGTCCGTATTGACTGGGGTTATTTCTATTTGGCGGCACAAGTGGAAAAGGAGACGGTGATGGAGGTTGGCGATCGGAAACAACTTGTCTACAGCCATATTTTGGAGGCAGTGTCTTCTTCTCCGAAGGCCGGGTTCCTGATGGTGGGCTATGACGACTTGTATGCCATCCAGTATTTCAAGGATAACCGGATGGCGTATTGGAAACATAACGGTAAGAAAAATATCCGGCAGGCATTTGAAGAATCAGCGAAGGAATATCGTTCGGTTATGGAGCGCTGCCGTCATTTCGACACTCGTCTGATGGAAGACGCGGAAAAAGCCGGTGGAAAAGAATATGCAGAACTTTGTGCCATTGCTTACCGCCAGGCGGTGGCGGCCCACAAACTTATAGAAGATAAAGACGGGAATCTGTTGTTTCTTTCCAAGGAGAATTTTAGCAATGGTTCGATCGGTACGGTTGATGTGACGTATCCGTCTGCCCCCTTGTTCTTACTTTATAATCCGGAATTATTGAAAGGAATGCTGAATCCGATTTTCCATTACAGCGAAAGCGGACGATGGAACAAGCCTTTTGCCGCCCATGATGTCGGAACCTATCCTCATGCCAACGGGCAGACATATCCTTTCGATATGCCGGTCGAAGAATGTGGGAATATGTTGATTCTGACAACTGCCATCGCTCTGCGCGAAGGTAATGCGGATTATGCTCGTGAACATTGGAAGACGTTGGGTGTTTGGGCTAATTATTTGCTGAAAGAGGGACTTGATCCGGAAAATCAGTTGTGTACGGATGATTTTGCCGGACACCTGGCCCATAATGCAAACCTTTCGATAAAGGCGATCATAGGGATTGCCGGATATGGAAAGTTGGCCGAGATGTTGGGAGATAAGGAACAGGCTGTCAGGTATGTTTCAGCCGCTCGCGAGATGGCAGAGAAATGGGAGCGGATGGCTGATGATGGAGATCATTACCGGCTGACATTCGACCGGGAAAATACTTGGAGCCAGAAGTATAATCTGGTTTGGGATAGAGTTTTGGGCTTGCATATCTTTCCGGACAGGATCGCCCGGAAGGAGGTCGCTTTCTATTTGAGTCGGCAACAGCCGTTCGGCCTTCCGCTTGACAGCCGCAAGACCTATACCAAGATTGATTGGATTTTATGGACAGCGTGCTTGGCAGATACGCAGGAGGATTTCTCCCGTTTGTTATCACCCGCCTATAAATATGTGAATGAAACCGAACCTCGCGTACCCCTGACCGACTGGTATGAGGCTACCGACGGCCGGTCCATCAACATGCGTGCCCGTTCGGTAGTGGGGGGCTTTTTTATGAAGATGCTGGAAAAGCAGATGTATAAACCCTCTTTTCGTCCTGAGCCGGCGGAAGAACCAGTGGTGGAAGCCAAGAGCACTTATCGGAATCCGGTGATCGATTACAGTTTGCCTGATCCGACCATCATCAAAGCGGATGATGGCTATTTCTACTTGTATGCAACCGAAGATATCCGCAATACGCCGATCCATCGTTCACGCAACTTGGTGGACTGGGAGGAGATCGGAACGGCTTTCACGGAAGAAACACGTCCGACCTTCGAGCCGAAAGGAGGCTTATGGGCACCGGATATCAATTATATTAACGGACAATATGTATTGTATTATTCCATGTCCGTCTGGGGAGGTGAGTGGACCTGTGGGATCGGAGTTGCTACATCCGACAAACCGGAAGGGCCGTTCATTGACAAGGGACCGTTGTTCCGAAGCAAGACAATTCAAGTTCAAAATTCTATAGACCAATTTTTCATGGAGGATAACGGGAAAAAATACCTGTTTTGGGGTAGTTTCCGCGGTATCTATGGGATAGAGTTGTCGGGAGACGGCCTATCTGTTCGGGACGGAGCCAAAAAGAAACAGGTTGCCGGAACCGCCTACGAAGGTACTTACATCCATAAAAGGGGCGATTATTATTATTTGTTTGCCTCGATAGGGAGTTGTTGTGAGGGATTGAAAAGTACCTATACTACAGTTGTAGGCCGTTCTGACAGCCTGTTCGGCCCGTACACCGACAAACAGGGACGACCGATGATGGAAAATCATCACGAAGTTCTGATTCATGGAAATGATGCTTTTGTCGGTACAGGGCATAACTCGGAAATCGTTACGGACGACCGTGGGAACGACTGGGTTCTCTATCATGCCGTGAGCCGTGAACATCCTACCGGACGAGTCCTGATGTTGGATCGGATCCGTTGGAGAGATGGCTGGCCGGAAGTTGAAGGGGCAAGTCCTTCTTTAGAAGCGGAAGCTCCGGAGTTTATTAATTGA